The following proteins are co-located in the Pseudomonas antarctica genome:
- a CDS encoding baseplate J/gp47 family protein gives MNSFAAIDLSQLPAPQIVEQVDFEQILAERKAYAISLWPVEEQAEIAARLEMESEPLTKLLQENAYRETVWRQRVNEASLANLLAAARGTDLEQLAANFNVKRLVIQEGRANAIPPVPKLMEGDDSLRERAQMAWEGLSTAGPRNSYIFHARAADGRVADATAESPSPAVAVVTVQSLLGDGTAAPELLAVVNTYLSDEDRRPVADRLIVQGAQIVRYQIKAKVYLLSTGPESEPILAAAEARLLTYVNQRRRLGMEVSRSAIHAALHVEGVRKVELEGWVDIVATKAQAPYCTGVDVKRGAE, from the coding sequence ATGAACAGCTTCGCCGCCATCGACCTTAGCCAACTCCCGGCGCCGCAGATTGTTGAGCAAGTCGACTTCGAACAGATCTTGGCCGAGCGTAAGGCCTATGCGATCAGCCTGTGGCCGGTCGAAGAACAGGCGGAAATTGCCGCACGTCTGGAAATGGAATCCGAGCCACTGACCAAGCTGCTGCAGGAGAATGCCTACCGTGAAACCGTATGGCGGCAACGCGTCAACGAAGCATCCCTGGCCAACCTGCTCGCCGCGGCGCGAGGGACAGACCTGGAACAGTTGGCCGCAAACTTCAACGTCAAGCGCCTGGTGATCCAAGAGGGCCGAGCCAACGCCATCCCCCCCGTGCCAAAGCTCATGGAAGGAGACGACAGTTTGCGCGAGCGTGCGCAGATGGCCTGGGAAGGTTTGAGCACTGCCGGCCCACGCAACAGCTACATCTTTCACGCCAGGGCGGCGGATGGCCGGGTAGCTGATGCCACAGCCGAAAGCCCCTCACCAGCAGTTGCCGTCGTTACCGTGCAATCACTTCTGGGTGATGGCACGGCTGCTCCTGAACTGCTCGCCGTCGTCAACACGTACCTCAGCGACGAGGACCGTCGGCCGGTGGCCGACCGCCTGATTGTTCAGGGCGCGCAAATTGTGCGCTACCAGATCAAGGCAAAAGTCTACCTCCTGTCGACCGGGCCGGAGTCCGAGCCAATTCTTGCCGCTGCCGAAGCGCGTCTGTTGACCTACGTCAACCAACGTCGCCGCCTCGGTATGGAAGTGTCGAGATCGGCAATCCACGCCGCACTTCACGTAGAAGGCGTGCGCAAGGTGGAGCTGGAAGGCTGGGTCGATATCGTCGCGACCAAGGCCCAGGCGCCCTACTGCACCGGTGTCGACGTCAAGCGAGGCGCAGAATAA
- a CDS encoding GPW/gp25 family protein — protein MNRQTGGAIGERDHISQAITDILTTRIGTRVMRREYGSLLPELVDHPFNDVTRLRVYAATVMAVMRWETRISLSLVQFVGANMQGQASIDLEATVVDTNEPLSLSVPLQLGGSV, from the coding sequence ATGAACCGACAAACCGGCGGTGCCATCGGCGAGCGCGATCACATCAGTCAGGCCATCACCGACATTCTCACCACCCGAATCGGCACCCGTGTGATGCGCCGCGAATACGGCAGCCTGTTGCCCGAACTGGTAGACCACCCTTTTAACGACGTCACCCGCCTGCGCGTATACGCGGCCACCGTCATGGCAGTGATGCGCTGGGAAACCCGCATCAGCTTGAGTCTCGTGCAATTTGTGGGAGCGAACATGCAAGGCCAGGCCTCGATCGATCTGGAGGCCACAGTGGTGGACACGAATGAACCGCTGAGCCTCAGCGTGCCGCTGCAGCTGGGAGGCAGTGTATGA
- a CDS encoding phage baseplate assembly protein V: protein MNDFAALSRLLENLIRFGVIADVQVEPPRVKVMTGKLTTAWLPWLAPRAGSDREWDPPTIGEQVILFSPSGQLANGIVVTGVFSDHIPANGNRAGLHRRTYADGSVIEYDSVAHHLNATLADGGTTNLISRGGINLVGDIKHQGDYIQTGNQTVTGRVDVSIDVVAAGVSLVKHPHTGVKVGGDQSGVPIPS, encoded by the coding sequence ATGAACGATTTTGCCGCCCTATCTCGCCTGCTCGAAAACCTCATCCGCTTCGGCGTCATCGCCGACGTGCAGGTGGAGCCCCCACGCGTGAAGGTAATGACGGGGAAGCTGACCACCGCCTGGCTTCCATGGCTCGCTCCGCGAGCAGGCTCCGACCGTGAGTGGGATCCGCCTACCATTGGCGAGCAGGTGATCCTGTTCAGCCCATCCGGACAACTCGCTAACGGCATCGTCGTGACAGGTGTGTTCAGCGACCACATCCCGGCCAATGGCAACCGCGCCGGCCTGCACCGCCGAACGTATGCTGACGGTTCAGTGATTGAGTACGACAGCGTGGCCCACCACCTAAACGCCACACTGGCCGACGGTGGCACCACCAATCTAATCAGCCGTGGCGGCATCAACCTGGTCGGCGACATCAAACACCAGGGCGACTACATCCAAACCGGCAATCAGACTGTCACCGGCCGGGTTGACGTGTCGATTGACGTGGTTGCAGCCGGTGTCAGCTTGGTCAAACACCCGCACACCGGCGTCAAGGTCGGCGGCGACCAGTCGGGGGTGCCCATCCCATCATGA
- a CDS encoding phage virion morphogenesis protein → MADKLEALETWAAGLLEKLQPAARNQLARSIGQELRRSQQKRVQTQLNPDGSKFAPRKKRDLRGKQGRIQRKAEMFKKLRTATYMKARGDSNAVTVSFTGRIAKIARVHQFGLKDRAERNAPDVNYEQRELLGFTDADIDLIRDGLLAHIKIDN, encoded by the coding sequence ATGGCCGATAAACTGGAAGCGCTTGAAACTTGGGCGGCCGGCCTACTGGAGAAACTCCAGCCCGCCGCCCGGAATCAGCTTGCCCGCTCCATTGGCCAGGAACTGCGACGGAGCCAACAAAAACGGGTGCAGACACAGCTAAACCCTGACGGCAGCAAGTTCGCGCCACGTAAAAAGCGGGACTTGCGCGGTAAGCAAGGCCGCATCCAGCGTAAGGCTGAGATGTTCAAAAAGCTGCGCACCGCGACCTATATGAAAGCCCGAGGCGACAGCAATGCAGTTACGGTAAGTTTCACAGGGCGCATCGCCAAGATAGCTAGGGTTCACCAATTTGGTTTGAAGGATCGGGCAGAACGGAATGCGCCAGATGTAAATTACGAGCAGAGGGAATTGCTGGGCTTTACAGATGCCGACATAGATTTAATCCGCGATGGTCTATTAGCTCATATAAAAATCGATAATTAA
- a CDS encoding phage tail protein, with translation MNKPESLRAHLLATVAELQHNPDLLLIFIDNGKVRCTAAASLSFEYSYDLQIIMTAFAGHPDSVMLPLLGWISVNQPELLENYDKAQNGVQFEADILDKDKVDLGLTLHLTERVVIGKDDQGNTTVRHAGEPQRVAGYLDPNWVPGSKGNADEWVVPDGR, from the coding sequence ATGAACAAGCCCGAAAGCCTGCGCGCTCATCTGCTGGCCACCGTCGCCGAACTCCAGCACAACCCCGATCTCTTGCTGATATTCATCGACAACGGCAAGGTCCGCTGCACCGCTGCGGCAAGCCTATCCTTTGAATACAGTTACGATCTGCAGATCATTATGACCGCATTTGCGGGCCACCCTGATAGCGTCATGCTGCCCTTGCTCGGATGGATCAGCGTCAATCAGCCTGAACTGTTGGAGAACTACGATAAAGCGCAAAACGGCGTGCAGTTCGAGGCCGACATTCTCGACAAGGACAAAGTAGACCTCGGCCTGACACTCCACCTGACAGAGCGGGTGGTGATAGGCAAGGATGACCAGGGCAATACCACCGTGAGGCATGCCGGCGAGCCACAGCGTGTGGCAGGTTATCTTGATCCGAACTGGGTGCCAGGATCCAAAGGCAATGCCGACGAATGGGTAGTACCAGATGGCCGATAA
- the lysB gene encoding Rz-like lysis system protein LysB (The gene for this Rz-like phage lysis system protein may overlap extensively with the gene for the other spanin subunit, the Rz1-like protein in the outer membrane.): MITLRQAMYGIALLGALGLLIWNQETRIDVAEGKTERAQDAAKTARDDADRNLKTANTLTDTLRQERDAQSNLRAQQDQLRLSLAKRERTIEELKLENDDLRKWADQPLPDAARRLRERPAITGAAAYRDWLSGRGAVPPTGDRSPQQR; the protein is encoded by the coding sequence GTGATTACCCTGCGCCAGGCCATGTACGGCATCGCCCTGCTCGGCGCCCTGGGTCTGCTGATCTGGAACCAAGAAACACGCATCGACGTCGCTGAGGGCAAAACCGAACGGGCGCAAGATGCGGCCAAGACCGCCCGCGACGACGCCGACCGTAACCTGAAAACTGCCAACACGCTTACCGACACATTGAGACAGGAGCGTGACGCGCAGAGCAACCTGCGGGCCCAACAGGATCAGTTGCGCCTGAGCCTGGCAAAGCGCGAGCGGACAATAGAGGAACTGAAGCTTGAAAATGACGACCTTCGGAAATGGGCTGATCAGCCTTTGCCTGACGCTGCTCGGCGGCTGCGCGAGCGCCCCGCCATCACCGGCGCCGCCGCTTATCGTGACTGGCTGTCCGGCCGTGGTGCCGTGCCACCTACCGGCGACCGGTCCCCTCAACAACGGTGA